Proteins from a single region of Neodiprion virginianus isolate iyNeoVirg1 chromosome 4, iyNeoVirg1.1, whole genome shotgun sequence:
- the LOC124302944 gene encoding myosin regulatory light chain 2: MADKEKKKKPKKKEEAAAPAPAPEPEPEPEPAKPPSQTASQRASSRGSRKAKRSGSSVFSMFSQKQVAEFKEAFQLMDHDKDGIIGKNDLAATMDSLGKLATEKELDEMLGEAPGPINFTQLLNLFAARMSGSGQDDDDVVIKAFNTYDENGKIDGERLRHALLTWGDKFTPREVNDAFDQMYIDDKGFIDTQSLIAMLTGTGDEEDE; this comes from the exons ATG GCGGataaggagaagaagaagaagcccaagaagaaggaggaggcgGCGGCGCCAGCGCCTGCACCCGAACCCGAACCTGAACCAGAACCAGCAAAACCACCATCCCAAACCGCCAGCCAGAGAGCAAGCAGCCGTGGAAGCCGAAAGGCCAAGCGTTCCGGCTCCAGCGTCTTCTCCATGTTCTCACAGAAGCAGGTCGCTGAGTTCAAGGAG GCTTTCCAGCTAATGGACCACGACAAGGATGGTATTATTGGCAAGAACGACCTTGCTGCCACAATGGACTCACTCGGTAAACTCGCTACCGAGAAGGAACTTGACGAGATGCTCGGTGAGGCTCCAGGACCCATCAACTTCACCCAACTGCTCAACCTTTTCGCTGCCCGCATGTCTGGATCAG GTCAGGACGACGATGATGTTGTCATCAAGGCCTTCAACACCTACGACGAGAACGGCAAAATCGACGGTGAAAG GCTGAGGCACGCCCTCTTGACCTGGGGAGACAAATTCACCCCACGAGAGGTCAACGACGCGTTCGACCAGATGTACATCGACGACAAAGGATTCATCGACACACAGTCCCTGATCGCCATGTTGACCGGAACCGGCGACGAAGAAGACGAGTAA